In one Halorubrum sp. CBA1229 genomic region, the following are encoded:
- a CDS encoding IclR family transcriptional regulator, whose translation MNETRDNAVSGDADTVRTAETMFDVVQRLVEADGASLAELAAELDYAKSTVHRHLHTLEDLGYVVRRDDGYHVGLRFLEIGVTARSGYCGYDLVRQKVEEIAEVTGERAQFFVEEHGKAVYLARAVGDQAVRTDPGIGSRIPLYAASAGKAILAELSEPELSDMFERMAFEPVTDHTITDPDELRAEIEAGRERGYFFNREESLRGTHAVGVAICGPDDEVIGGLSVTGPSHRLNGERLESELPDLLLGAANELELNIAYS comes from the coding sequence ATGAACGAAACGCGGGATAACGCCGTATCGGGGGACGCAGACACGGTTCGCACCGCCGAAACGATGTTCGACGTCGTGCAACGGCTCGTCGAGGCCGACGGCGCGTCGCTGGCCGAGCTCGCCGCCGAGCTCGACTACGCGAAGAGCACGGTCCATCGGCACCTCCACACCTTGGAGGACCTCGGCTACGTCGTCAGGCGCGACGACGGCTACCACGTCGGACTTCGGTTCCTCGAGATCGGCGTCACCGCCCGAAGCGGCTACTGCGGCTACGACCTCGTGCGCCAGAAGGTCGAGGAGATCGCGGAGGTCACCGGGGAGCGCGCCCAGTTCTTCGTCGAGGAACACGGCAAGGCGGTGTACCTCGCCCGCGCCGTCGGGGACCAGGCGGTCCGCACCGATCCCGGCATCGGGAGTCGCATCCCGCTGTACGCGGCCTCGGCCGGGAAGGCGATCCTCGCCGAGCTGTCCGAGCCCGAGCTGTCCGATATGTTCGAACGCATGGCGTTCGAGCCCGTGACGGACCACACCATCACCGACCCGGACGAGCTCCGCGCCGAGATCGAGGCGGGCCGAGAGCGCGGCTACTTCTTCAACAGGGAGGAGTCGCTCCGGGGGACCCACGCCGTCGGCGTCGCGATCTGCGGCCCGGACGACGAGGTTATCGGCGGACTCAGCGTCACCGGCCCCTCCCACCGGCTGAACGGGGAGCGGCTCGAGTCCGAGCTCCCCGACCTGCTGCTCGGCGCGGCGAACGAGCTCGAGCTCAACATCGCGTACTCGTAG